The Haloplanus sp. CK5-1 genome contains a region encoding:
- a CDS encoding DUF555 domain-containing protein, whose product MDCRVVVEAAVPVYDVETPDEAIRIAISKTGEMLNPDLNYVEIDMGSRTSPSGEELPPAFIAADEALVALELEMTVFNVEQEEHASRIARKEIGQRLENIPLSILEVERSDDEATTDDASDSDADEDEDEDGDEDLIPEFEELVDE is encoded by the coding sequence ATGGACTGTCGAGTCGTCGTCGAGGCAGCGGTTCCGGTGTACGACGTCGAGACTCCCGACGAGGCGATCCGCATCGCCATCTCGAAGACGGGCGAGATGCTGAATCCGGATCTCAACTACGTCGAGATCGACATGGGTTCGCGGACGTCGCCGTCGGGTGAGGAACTCCCGCCGGCCTTCATCGCCGCCGACGAGGCCCTCGTCGCACTGGAGTTGGAGATGACCGTCTTCAACGTCGAACAGGAGGAACACGCCTCGCGCATCGCACGGAAAGAGATCGGCCAACGACTGGAGAACATCCCGCTCTCGATACTGGAGGTCGAGCGGAGCGACGACGAGGCGACGACGGACGACGCGAGCGACAGTGACGCCGACGAAGACGAAGACGAGGACGGGGACGAAGACCTCATCCCCGAGTTCGAGGAGTTGGTCGACGAGTGA
- a CDS encoding ArsC family transcriptional regulator, which yields MSETNTEPIRIAFVCVRNAGRSQMAAAFAARERDRRRLDGEVEILSGGTHPADAVHAVVVDAMAEVGIDVSDRTPREITDAELGACDHVATMGCSTLDLGEVDVRDWALDDPGEEDIERVREIRDEVERRVVALFDELDAERA from the coding sequence ATGTCAGAAACCAATACCGAACCGATCCGTATCGCCTTCGTCTGTGTCAGGAACGCCGGGCGCTCGCAGATGGCCGCCGCCTTCGCGGCGCGCGAACGCGACCGGCGGCGACTCGACGGGGAGGTGGAGATTCTGAGCGGCGGTACCCACCCGGCCGACGCCGTCCACGCCGTCGTGGTCGACGCGATGGCCGAGGTCGGCATCGACGTCTCGGATCGAACACCCCGAGAGATCACCGACGCCGAACTCGGAGCCTGCGACCACGTCGCGACGATGGGCTGTTCGACGCTCGACCTCGGGGAGGTAGACGTCCGCGACTGGGCACTCGACGACCCCGGCGAGGAGGATATCGAACGGGTCCGGGAGATTCGCGACGAAGTGGAGCGCCGGGTCGTGGCGCTGTTCGACGAACTCGACGCGGAGCGGGCGTAA
- a CDS encoding UPF0058 family protein, whose amino-acid sequence MKKQELIHLHGLLAEVEKQCSAWHDGEIDLTAYEEMGVRPTSIHKSKTDHKAAVFKLATGITTSLETSEERVAPRAD is encoded by the coding sequence ATGAAAAAGCAGGAGCTCATTCACCTGCACGGCCTCCTGGCAGAGGTAGAAAAGCAGTGTTCGGCGTGGCACGACGGCGAGATCGATCTGACGGCCTACGAGGAGATGGGGGTGCGACCCACATCGATCCACAAATCGAAGACCGACCACAAGGCGGCTGTTTTCAAGTTGGCTACCGGGATCACGACGTCCCTGGAGACGTCCGAGGAGCGCGTCGCTCCTCGCGCGGACTGA
- a CDS encoding translation initiation factor IF-2 subunit beta, whose product MDYEDSLDRALDETPEITDSADRFQVPDPTVRSEGNETIYENFGETHDRLNRDRSHLFKFLQTELGTSAGIDDRGRARFTGDFKQSRVADAVDEYVESFVTCSECGSPDTRLVEERGATVLKCDACGALSAVPDL is encoded by the coding sequence ATGGATTACGAAGACAGTCTCGACCGTGCCCTGGACGAGACACCGGAGATCACCGATTCCGCCGACAGGTTTCAGGTGCCCGATCCCACGGTTCGATCCGAGGGCAACGAAACTATCTACGAGAACTTCGGGGAGACACACGACCGCCTGAATCGCGACCGGAGCCACCTCTTCAAGTTCCTCCAGACGGAACTCGGGACGAGCGCCGGCATCGACGACCGGGGACGCGCCCGGTTCACCGGCGACTTCAAGCAGTCCCGTGTCGCGGACGCCGTCGACGAGTACGTCGAGTCGTTCGTGACGTGTTCGGAGTGCGGTTCTCCCGATACGCGACTGGTCGAGGAGCGCGGCGCGACGGTGTTGAAATGCGACGCTTGCGGTGCACTCTCTGCCGTTCCGGACCTGTGA